From Arthrobacter sp. U41, a single genomic window includes:
- a CDS encoding cupredoxin domain-containing protein codes for MRMINKVLIVAAAVSLAGITGCAGSGGGSATTPPPASSTASGPSADASAPAGEATITIRDFAFEVPASVKPGVMVTVTNADSAPHTLTAKSEGGFDVEVQAGGTVVFEAPQDPAEYGITCTFHPQMSGTLVVR; via the coding sequence ATGAGAATGATCAACAAGGTCCTGATCGTAGCTGCGGCTGTGTCGTTGGCCGGCATCACAGGATGCGCCGGTTCGGGCGGGGGCTCTGCCACCACGCCGCCTCCGGCCAGCAGCACCGCTTCTGGCCCGTCAGCTGATGCTTCGGCACCGGCCGGTGAGGCGACTATTACGATCAGGGACTTCGCGTTTGAGGTTCCGGCGTCCGTGAAGCCGGGGGTGATGGTGACGGTGACGAACGCGGACAGCGCCCCGCACACACTCACGGCCAAGAGTGAAGGCGGGTTCGACGTTGAGGTCCAGGCCGGCGGGACGGTGGTTTTCGAGGCGCCGCAGGACCCCGCTGAATATGGGATTACCTGTACTTTTCACCCGCAGATGAGCGGGACGCTGGTCGTAAGATGA
- a CDS encoding alpha/beta fold hydrolase, producing MTEITAHHGLFKDTNLHVDDTGGPGRPVVLIHGWPLSGEAFQAQVPALQGAGYRVITYDRRGFGRSDKPRAGYTYDTLTEDLHALLEQLDLNEVTLVGFSMGGGEVARYFTRYGAERLRSVVFASAVPPYLMQTEDNPDGPLTKDAAAKMTADLTKDEDEFYDGFTRTFFSVNGELMVSEGQRQDALALCKQADKKAALACMAAFGATDFRDDLLKVTVPALVLHGDGDATVPFAGSGQRTHATLAGSELHVIAGGPHGCNVSHPEEWNKTLIQFLAK from the coding sequence ATGACTGAAATTACTGCACATCACGGATTGTTCAAGGACACCAACCTGCACGTCGATGACACCGGCGGGCCGGGGCGCCCGGTGGTCCTGATCCACGGGTGGCCGCTGTCGGGGGAAGCGTTCCAGGCCCAGGTTCCGGCCCTTCAGGGCGCCGGATACCGGGTCATCACCTATGACCGGCGCGGTTTTGGCCGCAGCGACAAACCCAGGGCCGGGTACACGTACGACACCCTGACCGAGGACCTGCACGCACTGCTGGAGCAGCTTGACCTCAACGAGGTCACCCTGGTCGGTTTCTCCATGGGCGGGGGCGAGGTCGCCCGCTACTTCACCCGGTACGGTGCCGAGCGGCTGCGCAGCGTGGTCTTCGCCTCTGCCGTCCCGCCCTACCTGATGCAGACCGAGGACAACCCTGACGGTCCCCTGACCAAGGACGCGGCCGCGAAGATGACCGCTGACCTGACCAAGGATGAAGATGAGTTCTATGACGGATTTACCCGCACGTTCTTCTCCGTCAACGGAGAACTCATGGTCAGCGAAGGCCAGCGCCAGGACGCCCTCGCGTTATGTAAGCAGGCAGACAAGAAAGCAGCCCTTGCCTGCATGGCCGCCTTCGGCGCGACGGACTTCCGCGATGACCTGCTCAAAGTGACCGTCCCGGCACTCGTGCTCCACGGCGACGGCGACGCCACCGTCCCATTCGCGGGATCCGGCCAGCGCACCCACGCGACCCTGGCCGGCAGCGAACTGCATGTCATCGCCGGCGGACCGCATGGATGCAATGTCAGCCACCCCGAGGAATGGAACAAAACACTGATCCAATTCCTGGCGAAATAG